Proteins found in one Saccharomyces cerevisiae S288C chromosome III, complete sequence genomic segment:
- the BUD23 gene encoding 18S rRNA (guanine1575-N7)-methyltransferase (Ribosome biogenesis factor; methyltransferase that methylates residue G1575 of 18S rRNA; required for rRNA processing and nuclear export of 40S ribosomal subunits independently of methylation activity; required for recruitment of Rps2p; functions with DEAH-box RNA helicase Ecm16p; diploid mutant displays random budding pattern; functional homolog of human WBSCR22), whose translation MSRPEELAPPEIFYNDSEAHKYTGSTRVQHIQAKMTLRALELLNLQPCSFILDIGCGSGLSGEILTQEGDHVWCGLDISPSMLATGLSRELEGDLMLQDMGTGIPFRAGSFDAAISISAIQWLCNADTSYNDPKQRLMRFFNTLYAALKKGGKFVAQFYPKNDDQVDDILQSAKVAGFSGGLVVDDPESKKNKKYYLVLSSGAPPQGEEQVNLDGVTMDEENVNLKKQLRQRLKGGKDKESAKSFILRKKELMKRRGRKVAKDSKFTGRKRRHRF comes from the coding sequence atgTCACGTCCTGAGGAGTTGGCACCACCGGAGATTTTCTATAATGATAGCGAAGCACACAAGTACACGGGTTCGACCAGAGTGCAGCATATCCAGGCGAAGATGACGCTGAGGGCGTTGGAGCTTTTGAATCTGCAGCCGTGCAGTTTCATTCTGGATATCGGGTGCGGGTCCGGACTGTCTGGGGAGATTTTGACGCAGGAGGGAGACCATGTGTGGTGTGGTTTGGATATATCGCCCAGCATGCTTGCGACCGGTCTTAGTAGAGAGCTGGAGGGCGACTTGATGTTGCAGGATATGGGCACCGGGATACCGTTCCGGGCGGGCTCGTTTGACGCGGCTATTAGTATCAGTGCGATCCAATGGCTGTGCAATGCGGACACTTCATACAACGATCCTAAACAGCGGTTGATGAGGTTTTTCAACACATTGTATGCTGCACTGAAGAAGGGAGGGAAATTTGTGGCCCAGTTCTACCCGAAAAACGACGACCAGGTGGACGACATACTGCAGTCTGCCAAGGTGGCAGGGTTCAGTGGCGGGCTTGTGGTGGACGACCCAGAGTctaaaaagaataagaaGTACTACCTTGTGTTGAGCAGTGGGGCCCCACCGCAGGGGGAGGAGCAGGTGAATTTGGACGGTGTGACCATGGACGAGGAGAACGTCAACTTGAAGAAACAACTGCGCCAGCGCTTGAAGGGAGGCAAAGACAAGGAGTCTGCCAAGAGTTTCATTCTAAGAAAGAAGGAGCTCATGAAAAGACGTGGGAGGAAAGTTGCGAAGGACTCCAAGTTCACCGGgaggaaaagaagacaCAGGTTCTAG
- the ARE1 gene encoding sterol acyltransferase (Acyl-CoA:sterol acyltransferase; endoplasmic reticulum enzyme that contributes the major sterol esterification activity in the absence of oxygen; ARE1 has a paralog, ARE2, that arose from the whole genome duplication), translating into MTETKDLLQDEEFLKIRRLNSAEANKRHSVTYDNVILPQESMEVSPRSSTTSLVEPVESTEGVESTEAERVAGKQEQEEEYPVDAHMQKYLSHLKSKSRSRFHRKDASKYVSFFGDVSFDPRPTLLDSAINVPFQTTFKGPVLEKQLKNLQLTKTKTKATVKTTVKTTEKTDKADAPPGEKLESNFSGIYVFAWMFLGWIAIRCCTDYYASYGSAWNKLEIVQYMTTDLFTIAMLDLAMFLCTFFVVFVHWLVKKRIINWKWTGFVAVSIFELAFIPVTFPIYVYYFDFNWVTRIFLFLHSVVFVMKSHSFAFYNGYLWDIKQELEYSSKQLQKYKESLSPETREILQKSCDFCLFELNYQTKDNDFPNNISCSNFFMFCLFPVLVYQINYPRTSRIRWRYVLEKVCAIIGTIFLMMVTAQFFMHPVAMRCIQFHNTPTFGGWIPATQEWFHLLFDMIPGFTVLYMLTFYMIWDALLNCVAELTRFADRYFYGDWWNCVSFEEFSRIWNVPVHKFLLRHVYHSSMGALHLSKSQATLFTFFLSAVFHEMAMFAIFRRVRGYLFMFQLSQFVWTALSNTKFLRARPQLSNVVFSFGVCSGPSIIMTLYLTL; encoded by the coding sequence ATGACGGAGACTAAggatttgttgcaagacGAAGAGTTTCTTAAGATCCGCAGACTCAATTCCGCAGAAGCCAACAAACGGCATTCGGTCACGTACGATAACGTGATCCTGCCACAGGAGTCCATGGAGGTTTCGCCACGGTCGTCTACCACGTCGCTGGTGGAGCCAGTGGAGTCGACTGAAGGAGTGGAGTCGACTGAGGCGGAACGTGTGGCAGGGAAGCAGGAGCAGGAGGAGGAGTACCCTGTGGACGCCCACATGCAAAAGTACCTTTCACACCTGAAGAGCAAGTCTCGGTCGAGGTTCCACCGAAAGGATGCTAGCAAGTATGTGTCGTTTTTTGGGGACGTGAGTTTTGATCCTCGCCCCACGCTCCTGGACAGCGCCATCAACGTGCCCTTCCAGACGACTTTCAAAGGTCCGGTGCTGGAGAAACAgctcaaaaatttacaGTTGACAAAGACCAAGACCAAGGCCACGGTGAAGACTACGGTGAAGACTACGGAGAAAACGGACAAGGCAGATGCCCCCCCAGGAGAAAAACTGGAGTCGAACTTTTCAGGGATCTACGTGTTCGCATGGATGTTCTTGGGCTGGATAGCCATCAGGTGCTGCACAGATTACTATGCGTCGTACGGCAGTGCATGGAATAAGCTGGAAATCGTGCAGTACATGACAACGGACTTGTTCACGATCGCAATGTTGGACTTGGCAATGTTCCTGTGCACTTTCTTCGTGGTTTTCGTGCACTGGCTGGTGAAAAAGCGGATCATCAACTGGAAGTGGACTGGGTTCGTTGCAGTGAGCATCTTCGAGTTGGCTTTCATCCCCGTGACGTTCCCCATTTACGTCTACTACTTTGATTTCAACTGGGTCACGAGAATCTTCCTGTTCCTGCACTCCGTGGTGTTTGTTATGAAGAGCCACTCGTTTGCCTTTTACAACGGGTATCTTTGGGACATAAAGCAGGAACTCGAGTACTCTTCCAAACAGTTGCAAAAATACAAGGAATCTTTGTCCCCAGAGACCCGCGAGATTCTGCAAAAAAGTTGCGACTTTTGCCTTTTCGAATTGAACTACCAGACCAAGGATAACGACTTCCCCAACAACATCAGTTGCAGCAATTTCTTCATGTTCTGTTTGTTCCCCGTCCTCGTGTACCAGATCAACTACCCAAGAACGTCGCGCATCAGATGGAGGTATGTGTTGGAGAAGGTGTGCGCCATCATTGGCACCATCTTCCTCATGATGGTCACGGCACAGTTCTTCATGCACCCGGTGGCCATGCGCTGTATCCAGTTCCACAACACGCCCACCTTCGGCGGCTGGATCCCCGCCACGCAAGAGTGGTTCCACCTGCTCTTCGACATGATTCCGGGCTTCACTGTTCTGTACATGCTCACGTTTTACATGATATGGGACGCTTTATTGAATTGCGTGGCGGAGTTGACCAGGTTTGCGGACAGATATTTCTACGGCGACTGGTGGAATTGCGTTTCGTTTGAAGAGTTTAGCAGAATCTGGAACGTCCCCGTtcacaaatttttactAAGACACGTGTACCACAGCTCCATGGGCGCATTGCATTTGAGCAAGAGCCAAGCTACattatttacttttttcttgagtgCCGTGTTCCACGAAATGGCCATGTTCGCCATTTTCAGAAGGGTTAGAGGATATCTGTTCATGTTCCAACTGTCGCAGTTTGTGTGGACTGCTTTGAGCAACACCAAGTTTCTACGGGCAAGACCGCAGTTGTCCAACGTTGTCTTTTCGTTTGGTGTCTGTTCAGGGCCCAGTATCATTATGACGTTGTACCTGACCTTATGA
- a CDS encoding uncharacterized protein (Non-essential hypothetical protein; deletion mutant is synthetically sick or lethal with alpha-synuclein): protein MVAVHKVRYNVIMILGPEQTPNEKTTLDNCGLARRNLVLLKAVHTNCDSWNMNRYPLTLLKMANMAISWNTALKKKVNNVAWLLLKCNAPMELWYTCLSKNL from the coding sequence ATGGTGGCAGTTCATAAGGTCAGGTACAACGTCATAATGATACTGGGCCCTGAACAGACACCAAACGAAAAGACAACGTTGGACAACTGCGGTCTTGCCCGTAGAAACTTGGTGTTGCTCAAAGCAGTCCACACAAACTGCGACAGTTGGAACATGAACAGATATCCTCTAACCCTTCTGAAAATGGCGAACATGGCCATTTCGTGGAACACGGcactcaagaaaaaagtaaataatGTAGCTTGGCTCTTGCTCAAATGCAATGCGCCCATGGAGCTGTGGTACACGTGTCTTagtaaaaatttgtga
- a CDS encoding uncharacterized protein (hypothetical protein; green fluorescent protein (GFP)-fusion protein localizes to the cytoplasm and nucleus; contains ankyrin (Ank) repeats; YCR051W is not an essential gene), translated as MNANIWVAASDGNLDRVEHILRESKGAMTPQSKDINGYTPMHAAAAYGHLDLLKKMCNEYNGDINVLDNDGDTPLHHVEDVATARLIVEELGGDFTIRNVEGQTPYDSFVENGEDGELIEYMRIKSGVADVHGVDGVQGEGVIDSKLLEEFKDNVRYTLENDPEEGADEATLQRRRQLEQIITGDNAEEELERYIRAMVREQMLGQGSMAGSGDEPDSKRRK; from the coding sequence ATGAACGCTAATATATGGGTGGCTGCTTCAGATGGTAATTTGGACCGAGTGGAACATATCCTCCGCGAGAGTAAAGGCGCCATGACCCCGCAATCCAAGGACATTAACGGCTACACTCCAATGCATGCTGCCGCCGCATACGGCCACCTGGATTTGCTGAAGAAAATGTGCAATGAGTACAATGGAGACATTAATGTGTTGGACAACGACGGCGATACCCCGTTGCACCATGTGGAGGATGTGGCCACTGCCAGGTTGATCGTGGAAGAGCTGGGTGGAGACTTCACTATCAGGAATGTGGAGGGCCAAACGCCATACGACTCGTTCGTCGAGAACGGTGAAGATGGTGAGCTAATCGAGTACATGAGGATTAAGTCCGGCGTGGCCGATGTTCACGGAGTGGACGGCGTGCAGGGTGAGGGTGTCATCGACAGCAAATTGCTGGAAGAGTTCAAGGACAACGTGAGATACACCTTGGAAAATGACCCTGAGGAAGGAGCCGATGAGGCCACTCTGCAACGCAGGAGGCAGTTGGAACAGATCATTACGGGAGACAACGCTGAGGAGGAGTTGGAAAGGTACATCCGTGCTATGGTCAGAGAGCAGATGCTGGGCCAGGGCTCCATGGCGGGTTCCGGGGACGAACCAGATTccaagagaagaaaataa
- the RSC6 gene encoding Rsc6p (Component of the RSC chromatin remodeling complex; essential for mitotic growth; RSC6 has a paralog, SNF12, that arose from the whole genome duplication) produces MVTQTNPVPVTYPTDAYIPTYLPDDKVSNLADLKKLIEMDSRLDLYLTRRRLDTSINLPTNTKTKDHPPNKEMLRIYVYNTTESSPRSDSGTPADSGKTTWTLRIEGKLLHESANGKHPFSEFLEGVAVDFKRLKPLGMGKKRKRDSSLSLPLNLQQPEYNDQDSTMGDNDNGEDEDSAEAESREEIVDALEWNYDENNVVEFDGIDIKRQGKDNLRCSITIQLRGVDGGKVQYSPNLATLIGMQTGSVNDAVYSIYKYILINNLFVTEQTEAQDGSNDAEDSSNENNNKNGAGDDDGVEGSTPKDKPELGEVKLDSLLQKVLDTNAAHLPLMNVVQTVNKLVSPLPPIILDYTIDLSKDTTYGATTLDVDVSHILHQPQPQPNLQKEEETDAEDTAKLREITKLALQLNSSAQKYQFFHELSLHPRETLTHYLWSSKQNELVLQGDQYFNEDAARTSDIYSNNNNDRSLMGNISLLYSQGRL; encoded by the coding sequence ATGGTAACACAGACCAATCCGGTCCCTGTTACATATCCAACGGATGCTTATATCCCCACGTATCTGCCCGATGATAAGGTCTCCAATCTGgcagatttgaaaaaattgatagaAATGGATTCCAGACTAGATTTGTATCTGACAAGAAGGAGGCTGGATACGTCCATCAATTTACCTACAAACACCAAGACCAAGGACCATCCCCCCAATAAAGAGATGCTGAGGATTTACGTCTACAACACTACGGAAAGCAGCCCTCGCAGCGATTCTGGCACCCCAGCGGACTCAGGCAAGACTACATGGACACTGAGAATAGAAGGTAAGCTTCTGCACGAGTCCGCAAACGGAAAGCACCCATTTAGTGAGTTTTTGGAAGGTGTCGCGGTCGACTTTAAAAGACTGAAACCGCTGGGCATGGGCAAGAAGAGGAAACGCGATTCGTCATTGAGCCTTCCTTTGAATCTGCAACAACCCGAATACAATGATCAAGATAGCACCATGGGCGATAACGACAACGGCGAGGATGAGGACAGTGCAGAGGCAGAATCCAGGGAGGAAATTGTAGACGCACTGGAATGGAACTACGATGAAAACAACGTTGTGGAGTTTGATGGTATCGACATCAAGAGGCAAGGCAAGGATAATTTGCGATGCAGTATAACCATCCAGTTGAGGGGTGTCGACGGTGGAAAAGTACAGTACTCGCCCAACTTAGCTACCTTGATAGGTATGCAAACGGGCTCCGTTAATGACGCGGTTTATTCGATCTACAAGTACATTTTGATCAACAATCTGTTTGTTACGGAACAAACAGAGGCTCAAGATGGTTCCAACGATGCCGAAGACAGCAGTAACGAgaataacaataaaaacGGTGCTGGTGACGATGATGGCGTCGAGGGAAGTACTCCAAAGGATAAGCCCGAATTGGGTGAAGTGAAGCTAGATTCACTCTTACAAAAGGTATTGGATACAAACGCCGCGCACCTCCCCTTGATGAATGTTGTGCAAACCGTGAACAAACTGGTATCACCCCTACCGCCCATCATCCTAGATTATACAATTGATCTTTCCAAAGATACCACCTATGGTGCTACCACCTTGGATGTAGATGTGTCGCACATTCTCCACCAGCCTCAACCCCAGCCaaatttacaaaaagaggaagaaacaGATGCTGAAGACACAGCAAAACTACGTGAAATCACAAAGCTTGCCTTGCAGTTGAACTCTAGTGCTCAAAAATACCAGTTTTTCCACGAACTGTCTTTGCATCCAAGAGAAACGCTGACTCACTACTTATGGTCTTCCAAGCAAAACGAGCTTGTGCTGCAGGGCGACCAATACTTCAATGAAGATGCTGCAAGAACGAGTGACATATACagtaacaacaacaatgacAGGTCACTAATGGGCAATATCTCACTACTGTACTCCCAAGGAAGACTATAA
- the THR4 gene encoding threonine synthase THR4 (Threonine synthase; conserved protein that catalyzes formation of threonine from O-phosphohomoserine; expression is regulated by the GCN4-mediated general amino acid control pathway), protein MPNASQVYRSTRSSSPKTISFEEAIIQGLATDGGLFIPPTIPQVDQATLFNDWSKLSFQDLAFAIMRLYIAQEEIPDADLKDLIKRSYSTFRSDEVTPLVQNVTGDKENLHILELFHGPTYAFKDVALQFVGNLFEYFLQRTNANLPEGEKKQITVVGATSGDTGSAAIYGLRGKKDVSVFILYPTGRISPIQEEQMTTVPDENVQTLSVTGTFDNCQDIVKAIFGDKEFNSKHNVGAVNSINWARILAQMTYYFYSFFQATNGKDSKKVKFVVPSGNFGDILAGYFAKKMGLPIEKLAIATNENDILDRFLKSGLYERSDKVAATLSPAMDILISSNFERLLWYLAREYLANGDDLKAGEIVNNWFQELKTNGKFQVDKSIIEGASKDFTSERVSNEETSETIKKIYESSVNPKHYILDPHTAVGVCATERLIAKDNDKSIQYISLSTAHPAKFADAVNNALSGFSNYSFEKDVLPEELKKLSTLKKKLKFIERADVELVKNAIEEELAKMKL, encoded by the coding sequence ATGCCTAACGCTTCCCAAGTTTACAGATCTACCAGATCCAGCTCTCCAAAGACAATCTCTTTTGAAGAGGCTATCATTCAAGGTCTGGCCACTGACGGTGGTCTTTTCATTCCACCAACTATTCCACAAGTGGACCAAGCCACTCTTTTCAATGATTGGTCAAAGCTCTCCTTCCAAGACTTAGCCTTTGCTATCATGAGACTATACATTGCCCAAGAAGAGATTCCAGATGCTGATCTAAAGGACTTGATCAAGAGATCTTATTCTACTTTCCGTTCTGATGAAGTCACCCCCTTGGTGCAAAACGTCACTGGTGACAAGGAGAATTTGCACATTTTAGAATTATTCCACGGTCCTACCTACGCTTTCAAAGACGTTGCTTTACAATTTGTCGGTaatctttttgaatacTTCTTACAAAGAACCAACGCCAATTTACCTGAAGGCgagaaaaagcaaatcaCTGTGGTCGGTGCTACTTCCGGTGACACTGGTTCTGCAGCCATCTACGGTTTAAGAGGCAAAAAGGACGTTTCCGTTTTCATCTTATATCCAACCGGTAGAATTTCCCCAattcaagaagaacaaatgACCACCGTTCCAGATGAAAACGTCCAGACTTTGTCTGTTACCGGTACTTTCGACAACTGTCAAGATATCGTCAAAGCTATTTTCGGTGACAAAGAATTCAACTCTAAACACAACGTCGGTGCTGTTAACTCCATCAACTGGGCAAGAATCTTGGCCCAAATGACCTATTACTTTTATTCATTCTTCCAAGCCACCAACGGTAAGGACTCCAAGAAGGTCAAGTTCGTTGTGCCAAGTGGGAACTTCGGTGATATATTGGCCGGTTATTTTGCCAAGAAAATGGGTTTGcctattgaaaaactggCCATCGCTACCAATGAAAACGACATTTTGGAcagatttttgaaatctggTCTATACGAAAGATCAGACAAGGTTGCTGCTACTTTATCCCCAGCAATGGATATCTTAATCTCTTCTAACTTTGAAAGACTACTATGGTACCTAGCTCGTGAATACCTAGCTAATGGTGATGATTTGAAAGCCGGTGAAATCGTCAACAATTGGTTCCAGGAATTGAAGACCAACGGTAAGTTCCAAGTTGACAAATCCATCATTGAAGGCGCATCAAAGGACTTTACATCAGAAAGAGTTTCCAATGAAGAAACATCTGAAACAATCAAGAAGATCTACGAATCATCTGTAAATCCAAAACATTACATCTTAGATCCTCACACAGCTGTCGGTGTTTGCGCCACAGAAAGATTGATTGCAAAAGATAATGACAAGTCCATCCAATACATTTCTCTATCTACCGCTCACCCAGCTAAATTTGCCGATGCTGTAAACAATGCATTGTCTGGATTTTCCAATTATTCATTTGAAAAGGATGTTTTGCCTGAGgaattgaagaaactaTCCAcattaaagaagaaattaaaattcATCGAAAGAGCTGACGTTGAATTGGTCAAAAACgctattgaagaagaacttgctaaaatgaaattataa
- the CTR86 gene encoding Ctr86p (Essential hypothetical protein; with orthologs in Ashbya gossypii and Candida albicans; similar to human ATXN10, mutations in which cause spinocerebellar ataxia type 10; codon usage corresponds to that observed for yeast genes expressed at low levels; relative distribution to the nucleus increases upon DNA replication stress): MPMNNFLDEFNLFDSIITMMKNDPCCVEDYEPIVENLNRIFQRTFNDEEHRKSMANSQLFWERLRDTLEAMLLPASLNENSSIPYTRTVRGLILMMRNLAAENQEIPQKLLLQNLVIRGFLHATSEYVVDTPLIKHLYIACLTCLFNIQQNYSTVDMTTFPALLQFLQYPYGIKLEDGEEEEHFWLPYLFLFKTYLNNDEFSNEFFRDNDTPQKDYYCVRDRIFFDIVTAKFIQDQENSFLIEKGRNYLDDSKLEITSIDLSVLECISKSLTTASFGKYLNGLEERQPGKFTTLLQILQLVVTSKEDWNTYELTAIMSWCYPILQRLACKDIPAFFNKSCNDYAPSVAIQLHSTLLSCLDIISDLCKFNHVRKFLISYDSVKILVSLLDTFQKNLLRINFLKGNGDTVNEIKITDHEGNKIEDRLLIFNRVNTNESFIRADNFPHCKLVIIEILASLVYAHPEIQDQIRELGGLALILSNCVIDDNDPFIKERSIVCLKFLLKNNAKNQEYVKKMEAQDVVQDDALSKAGFEISVEKGGKVRLVSKEEDPGNENSEIISIDED, translated from the coding sequence ATGCCTATGAACAATTTTCTAGATGAATTCAATTTATTTGATTCAATCATTACCATGATGAAGAACGACCCATGTTGCGTCGAGGATTATGAGCCAATCGTCGAAAACCTGAACCGTATATTTCAAAGGACGtttaatgatgaagaacATAGGAAATCAATGGCTAACTCCCAGCTTTTTTGGGAACGATTAAGAGACACCTTGGAAGCAATGCTGTTGCCAGCGTCGTTAAATGAGAATAGCTCAATACCGTATACAAGAACAGTGAGGGGCCTTATCTTAATGATGAGAAACCTTGCCGCTGAAAACCAGGAAATACCCCAAAAGCTTTTACTACAAAACCTCGTAATTCGTGGTTTTCTGCATGCAACTAGTGAGTATGTCGTTGACACTCCGCTAATCAAACATCTATACATCGCATGTTTAACGTGCCTTTTCAATATACAGCAGAACTACTCTACAGTGGATATGACTACTTTTCCAGCTCTTTtacaatttcttcaataccCTTATGGGATCAAATTGGAAGAcggtgaagaagaagagcatTTCTGGCTACcatatttatttcttttcaagacGTATCTCAACAATGATGAATTTTCCAACGAATTTTTCAGGGATAATGATACACCCCAGAAAGACTATTATTGTGTTAGGgatagaatatttttcgATATAGTGACAGCCAAATTCATCCAGGATCAAGAGAATTCCTTTTTAATTGAGAAGGGCAGAAACTATCTGGATGATTCAAAATTGGAAATAACTTCTATTGACCTATCTGTCTTAGAATGTATTAGCAAAAGTCTTACAACTGCTTCTTTTGGTAAATACCTCAATGGGTTAGAAGAAAGACAGCCAGGAAAATTCACCACTTTGTTGCAGATATTGCAATTGGTTGTAACGAGTAAAGAAGATTGGAATACCTATGAGTTGACTGCAATTATGTCATGGTGCTACCCCATTCTGCAACGTCTTGCATGCAAGGATATTCCtgcctttttcaataaaagtTGTAACGATTATGCTCCTTCAGTTGCCATCCAATTACACTCCACTTTACTTTCTTGCCTGGACATAATTTCTGACTTGTGCAAATTCAATCATGTTAGAAAATTCTTAATTTCGTATGACTCTGTGAAAATATTGGTATCTCTCTTGGAtactttccaaaagaatttgttgaggattaattttttgaaaggaaaCGGTGATACGGTGAATGAAATTAAAATCACAGATCATGAAGGTAACAAAATCGAGGACCGGTTATTAATTTTCAACCGTGTTAATACCAACGAATCCTTTATTAGGGCTGATAATTTTCCCCATTGTAAATTAGTAATAATCGAAATATTGGCATCGTTAGTGTATGCACATCCTGAAATCCAAGATCAAATAAGAGAATTAGGTGGTCTTGCattaattctttccaattgtGTCATCGATGATAATGATCCGTTTATCAAGGAAAGATCTATTGTTTGCTTGAAGTTTTTGTTAAAGAATAATGCCAAGAATCAGGAATAtgtcaaaaaaatggaagctCAAGACGTTGTTCAAGACGATGCATTGAGCAAAGCTGGGTTTGAAATATCAGTTGAAAAGGGCGGGAAAGTTAGATTAGtatctaaagaagaagaccCTGGGAACGAGAATTCTGAGATTATTAGCATAGATGAAGATTAA